From a region of the Carassius auratus strain Wakin chromosome 31, ASM336829v1, whole genome shotgun sequence genome:
- the LOC113050099 gene encoding rho GTPase-activating protein 40-like isoform X2 has protein sequence MLGCADVPVRSVLALMCLRAEELTGARRRSKIQSRMPWGKNTGRSRRLGRTAGLNPLRDRSLTAMNVESWADPRDPQQPDSLCLESFWSEVETIRSDSEPDSSRRDSRQPEDGEQEELWLQDAGLSPLVTGEEEDVDKAVLMSTLTKTQAAAVQRRIDSYTCSLRKRNKTPAPHVRDLFASPIAQSAVETHNSEPDTHRNMESVTKKQRSAVSSQETQGLQMDEIFITDVAYCEQAAILLKQAKLPQNNSSQCRRDDGALPRVICPQCRLGVTRVLDLSQQDMKKVRQLALIDMTALCDLLGLEVKRHKTSKRKIPESCLFGVPLASLVESDQKIKPSTQIPLLLQTLLSFLEKKGLDSEGILRVPGSQSRIKVLQQKLENSFYSGSFSWDEVSPNDAAALLKKFIRELPAPLLTAEHLNSFSAVRDIADLKQKLHMLNLLVLLLPEPNRNTLKALLEFLSKVVLCERCNRMNLWAVSTIMAPNLFLHKAVPSKLAVDGPEKGQAERAADIMRLLIRYQDLLWTVPNFLLSQVRKLNENSSRRCQFYDKRIKHLLRKIHTDSRDKPDKNSSECRTVKIQLADVSFSMEFRLTINSRASDLMSQFYKELHTSDNSMGLLKRNGSQTCPDCAIYEVGGNIGEHCLDSETHLFDLYNINPSGEWIIKLRSSSRGQ, from the exons GGACCGCAGCCTCACCGCGATGAATGTTGAGTCCTGGGCGGACCCTCGGGACCCGCAGCAGCCCGACAGCTTGTGTCTGGAGTCCTTCTGGAGCGAAGTGGAGACCATCCGGAGCGACTCGGAGCCGGACAGCAGCAGACGAGATTCCCGACAGCCCGAAG acggCGAGCAGGAGGAGCTCTGGCTGCAGGATGCTGGTTTGTCTCCTCTGGTAACAGGTGAAGAAGAGGACGTGGATAAAGCCGTTCTGATGTCGACTCTCACGAAGACTCAAGCAGCGGCGGTTCAGAGACGCATCGACTCGTACACCTGCTCGCTGCGCAAGAGGAACAAAACACCAGCGCCACACGTCAGAGACCTCTTCGCTTCCCCCATTGCTCAG TCAGCAGTTGAGACGCACAACAGCGAACctgacacacacagaaacatggaGAGTGTGACAAAGAAACAACgatcag ctgtcaGCAGTCAGGAGACTCAAGGGCTGCAAATGGATGAGATCTTTATCACAGACGTGGCGTATTGTGAACAAGCAGCCATCTTACTGAAACAAGCCAAACTACCACAGAACAACAGCAGCCAGTGCAGGAGAGACGACGGAGCTCTGCCG CGGGTCATCTGTCCACAGTGCCGGCTGGGAGTGACGCGGGTGCTGGATCTTTCCCAGCAGGACATGAAGAAGGTTCGTCAGCTGGCTCTGATTGACATGACGGCGCTCTGCGACCTGCTGGGGCTCGAGGTCAAACGACACAAAACCAGCAAACGGAAAATCCCTG AGAGCTGTTTGTTCGGCGTTCCTCTCGCCTCATTGGTGGAGAGCGATCAGAAGATCAAACCCAGCACTCAGATCCCACTCTTGCTCCAAACA CTTCTCTCGTTCCTGGAGAAGAAGGGTCTCGATTCTGAAGGGATTCTGCGGGTGCCAGGGTCTCAATCCAGAATCAAA GTGCTGCAGCAGAAGCTGGAGAACTCGTTTTACAGCGGTTCGTTCAGCTGGGATGAGGTCAGTCCCAATGACGCCGCCGCTCTGCTCAAGAAGTTCATCCGTGAACTCCCCGCACCGCTGCTGACCGCCGAACACCTCAACAGCTTCAGCGCCGTCAGAG ATATTGCAGACCTGAAGCAGAAGCTACACATGTTGAATCTTCTTGTGCTGCTGCTGCCAGAACCCAACAGAAACACACTGAAG GCGCTGCTGGAGTTCCTCAGTAAGGTGGTGTTATGTGAGCGGTGTAACCGCATGAACCTGTGGGCCGTCTCCACCATCATGGCTCCAAACCTCTTCCTGCACAAAGCTGTTCCCAGTAAACTAGCGGTGGACGGTCCAGAGAAGGGTCAGGCGGAGCGGGCGGCAGACATCATGAGACTCCTCATCCGCTACCAGGACCTGCTGTGGACG GTTCCTAACTTCCTGTTGAGTCAGGTGAGGAAGCTGAACGAGAACAGCAGCCGTCGGTGCCAGTTCTACGACAAACGCATCAAACACCTGCTCAGGAAGATCCACACGGACAGCAGAGACAAACCTGACAAGAACTCCAGCGAG TGTCGTACTGTAAAGATCCAGCTGGCTGACGTGAGTTTCTCGATGGAGTTTCGTCTCACTATTAATTCTCGTGCTTCAGATCTGATGTCACAGTTTTATAAAGAACTACACACCTCTGACAACAGCATGGGACTCCTGAAAcg AAATGGTTCACAGACCTGCCCGGACTGTGCCATCTATGAAGTGGGTGGGAATATTg GTGAACATTGTTTGGACTCAGAGACTCATTTGTTCGACCTGTACAACATCAACCCCAGCGGTGAGTGGATCATCAAACTGAGATCGTCCAGCAGGGGGCAGTAG
- the LOC113050101 gene encoding aurora kinase C-like, producing the protein METAARNKSSKGLKIQPPENEKVSAGGPKRVPVTQSAQKPVLTSNTRVLGSAHGPQRIQRKPIGVSVPVKHTRPGDQNLNPEPLQTPTQSKPQPTKSPEPSKQNRLQQTPSAGTSSNAKKAWSLENFDIGRALGKGKFGSVYLARERQTKFILALKVLFKTQLEKAGVEHQLRREVEIQSHLRHPNILRLYGYFHDAARVYLILEFAPKGELYGELQRCGTFDDQRSATYIMELADALSYCHSKNVIHRDIKPENLLLGANGELKIADFGWSVHTPSSRRSTLCGTLDYLPPEMIEGKTHDEKVDLWSLGVLCYEFLVGHPPFETKSHDETYRKISRVEFTYPAHVSEGSRDLIGRLLKHNPMHRLPIQSVLEHPWVLENSSKKPTPRTPTSS; encoded by the exons ATGGAAACTGCTGCAAGAAACAAATCGAGCAAAGGCCTGAAGATCCAACCTCCTGAGAACGAGAAG GTTTCTGCCGGTGGACCCAAGAGAGTTCCGGTGACCCAGAGCGCTCAGAAGCCCGTGTTGACGTCGAACACGCGTGTTCTCGGCTCAGCACACGGACCGCAGCGCATCCAGCGCAAGCCCATCGGAGTCTCTGTTCCTGTGAAACACACACGTCCCGGAGACCAGAACCTCAATCCAGAGCCACTCCAAACACCAACACAGAGCAAACCTCAGCCAACGAAATCTCCTGAACCCAGCAAACAGAACAGACTCCAGC AAACTCCTTCCGCTGGAACATCCAGTAATGCCAA GAAAGCGTGGAGTTTGGAGAATTTTGACATCGGAAGAGCTCTGGGCAAAGGCAAGTTTGGGAGTGTGTATCTGGCCAGGGAACGTCAGACCAAGTTCATCCTGGCACTCAAAGTCCTGTTCAAAACTCAGCTGGAGAAAGCTGGAGTGGAGCACCAGCTGCGGAGAGAAGTGGAGATCCAGTCACATCTCCG ACATCCCAATATCCTGCGTCTCTACGGTTATTTCCACGACGCGGCACGTGTTTATCTGATCCTGGAGTTCGCTCCTAAAGGAGAGCTGTATGGAGAGCTCCAGCGCTGCGGGACGTTCGATGACCAGCGGAGTGCCACG TATATAATGGAGCTTGCAGATGCTCTGAGCTACTGTCACTCAAAGAACGTGATTCACAGAGACATCAAACCTGAAAACCTCCTGCTGGGGGCCAACGGAGAGCTGAAGATCGCAGACTTCGGATGGTCCGTCCACACACCCTCCTCCAG GAGGTCGACGCTGTGCGGTACGCTGGACTATCTTCCTCCAGAGATGATTGAAGGCAAAACGCATGATGAGAAAGTGGATCTGTGGAGTCTAGGAGTGCTCTGCTATGAGTTTCTGGTTGGCCACCCACCTTTCGAAACAAAGAGCCATGACGAAACGTACCGCAAGATTTCTAGA GTTGAGTTCACGTATCCGGCTCACGTGAGCGAGGGCAGCCGAGACCTGATCGGCAGACTGCTGAAGCACAACCCCATGCACCGCCTCCCCATCCAGAGCGTCTTGGAGCACCCATGGGTGCTGGAGAACTCCTCCAAGAAACCAACCCCTCGCACGCCAACCAGCAGCTGA
- the LOC113050099 gene encoding rho GTPase-activating protein 40-like isoform X1: MLGCADVPVRSVLALMCLRAEELTGARRRSKIQSRMPWGKNTGRSRRLGRTAGLNPLRDRSLTAMNVESWADPRDPQQPDSLCLESFWSEVETIRSDSEPDSSRRDSRQPEDGEQEELWLQDAGLSPLVTGEEEDVDKAVLMSTLTKTQAAAVQRRIDSYTCSLRKRNKTPAPHVRDLFASPIAQSAVETHNSEPDTHRNMESVTKKQRSAVSSQETQGLQMDEIFITDVAYCEQAAILLKQAKLPQNNSSQCRRDDGALPRVICPQCRLGVTRVLDLSQQDMKKVRQLALIDMTALCDLLGLEVKRHKTSKRKIPESCLFGVPLASLVESDQKIKPSTQIPLLLQTLLSFLEKKGLDSEGILRVPGSQSRIKVLQQKLENSFYSGSFSWDEVSPNDAAALLKKFIRELPAPLLTAEHLNSFSAVRDIADLKQKLHMLNLLVLLLPEPNRNTLKALLEFLSKVVLCERCNRMNLWAVSTIMAPNLFLHKAVPSKLAVDGPEKGQAERAADIMRLLIRYQDLLWTVPNFLLSQVRKLNENSSRRCQFYDKRIKHLLRKIHTDSRDKPDKNSSEQCRTVKIQLADVSFSMEFRLTINSRASDLMSQFYKELHTSDNSMGLLKRNGSQTCPDCAIYEVGGNIGEHCLDSETHLFDLYNINPSGEWIIKLRSSSRGQ; encoded by the exons GGACCGCAGCCTCACCGCGATGAATGTTGAGTCCTGGGCGGACCCTCGGGACCCGCAGCAGCCCGACAGCTTGTGTCTGGAGTCCTTCTGGAGCGAAGTGGAGACCATCCGGAGCGACTCGGAGCCGGACAGCAGCAGACGAGATTCCCGACAGCCCGAAG acggCGAGCAGGAGGAGCTCTGGCTGCAGGATGCTGGTTTGTCTCCTCTGGTAACAGGTGAAGAAGAGGACGTGGATAAAGCCGTTCTGATGTCGACTCTCACGAAGACTCAAGCAGCGGCGGTTCAGAGACGCATCGACTCGTACACCTGCTCGCTGCGCAAGAGGAACAAAACACCAGCGCCACACGTCAGAGACCTCTTCGCTTCCCCCATTGCTCAG TCAGCAGTTGAGACGCACAACAGCGAACctgacacacacagaaacatggaGAGTGTGACAAAGAAACAACgatcag ctgtcaGCAGTCAGGAGACTCAAGGGCTGCAAATGGATGAGATCTTTATCACAGACGTGGCGTATTGTGAACAAGCAGCCATCTTACTGAAACAAGCCAAACTACCACAGAACAACAGCAGCCAGTGCAGGAGAGACGACGGAGCTCTGCCG CGGGTCATCTGTCCACAGTGCCGGCTGGGAGTGACGCGGGTGCTGGATCTTTCCCAGCAGGACATGAAGAAGGTTCGTCAGCTGGCTCTGATTGACATGACGGCGCTCTGCGACCTGCTGGGGCTCGAGGTCAAACGACACAAAACCAGCAAACGGAAAATCCCTG AGAGCTGTTTGTTCGGCGTTCCTCTCGCCTCATTGGTGGAGAGCGATCAGAAGATCAAACCCAGCACTCAGATCCCACTCTTGCTCCAAACA CTTCTCTCGTTCCTGGAGAAGAAGGGTCTCGATTCTGAAGGGATTCTGCGGGTGCCAGGGTCTCAATCCAGAATCAAA GTGCTGCAGCAGAAGCTGGAGAACTCGTTTTACAGCGGTTCGTTCAGCTGGGATGAGGTCAGTCCCAATGACGCCGCCGCTCTGCTCAAGAAGTTCATCCGTGAACTCCCCGCACCGCTGCTGACCGCCGAACACCTCAACAGCTTCAGCGCCGTCAGAG ATATTGCAGACCTGAAGCAGAAGCTACACATGTTGAATCTTCTTGTGCTGCTGCTGCCAGAACCCAACAGAAACACACTGAAG GCGCTGCTGGAGTTCCTCAGTAAGGTGGTGTTATGTGAGCGGTGTAACCGCATGAACCTGTGGGCCGTCTCCACCATCATGGCTCCAAACCTCTTCCTGCACAAAGCTGTTCCCAGTAAACTAGCGGTGGACGGTCCAGAGAAGGGTCAGGCGGAGCGGGCGGCAGACATCATGAGACTCCTCATCCGCTACCAGGACCTGCTGTGGACG GTTCCTAACTTCCTGTTGAGTCAGGTGAGGAAGCTGAACGAGAACAGCAGCCGTCGGTGCCAGTTCTACGACAAACGCATCAAACACCTGCTCAGGAAGATCCACACGGACAGCAGAGACAAACCTGACAAGAACTCCAGCGAG caGTGTCGTACTGTAAAGATCCAGCTGGCTGACGTGAGTTTCTCGATGGAGTTTCGTCTCACTATTAATTCTCGTGCTTCAGATCTGATGTCACAGTTTTATAAAGAACTACACACCTCTGACAACAGCATGGGACTCCTGAAAcg AAATGGTTCACAGACCTGCCCGGACTGTGCCATCTATGAAGTGGGTGGGAATATTg GTGAACATTGTTTGGACTCAGAGACTCATTTGTTCGACCTGTACAACATCAACCCCAGCGGTGAGTGGATCATCAAACTGAGATCGTCCAGCAGGGGGCAGTAG
- the LOC113050099 gene encoding rho GTPase-activating protein 40-like isoform X3 — translation MTSPRHHLCLSDNSGSCFVSLQHQSDSAREESSTHRDRSLTAMNVESWADPRDPQQPDSLCLESFWSEVETIRSDSEPDSSRRDSRQPEDGEQEELWLQDAGLSPLVTGEEEDVDKAVLMSTLTKTQAAAVQRRIDSYTCSLRKRNKTPAPHVRDLFASPIAQSAVETHNSEPDTHRNMESVTKKQRSAVSSQETQGLQMDEIFITDVAYCEQAAILLKQAKLPQNNSSQCRRDDGALPRVICPQCRLGVTRVLDLSQQDMKKVRQLALIDMTALCDLLGLEVKRHKTSKRKIPESCLFGVPLASLVESDQKIKPSTQIPLLLQTLLSFLEKKGLDSEGILRVPGSQSRIKVLQQKLENSFYSGSFSWDEVSPNDAAALLKKFIRELPAPLLTAEHLNSFSAVRDIADLKQKLHMLNLLVLLLPEPNRNTLKALLEFLSKVVLCERCNRMNLWAVSTIMAPNLFLHKAVPSKLAVDGPEKGQAERAADIMRLLIRYQDLLWTVPNFLLSQVRKLNENSSRRCQFYDKRIKHLLRKIHTDSRDKPDKNSSEQCRTVKIQLADVSFSMEFRLTINSRASDLMSQFYKELHTSDNSMGLLKRNGSQTCPDCAIYEVGGNIGEHCLDSETHLFDLYNINPSGEWIIKLRSSSRGQ, via the exons GGACCGCAGCCTCACCGCGATGAATGTTGAGTCCTGGGCGGACCCTCGGGACCCGCAGCAGCCCGACAGCTTGTGTCTGGAGTCCTTCTGGAGCGAAGTGGAGACCATCCGGAGCGACTCGGAGCCGGACAGCAGCAGACGAGATTCCCGACAGCCCGAAG acggCGAGCAGGAGGAGCTCTGGCTGCAGGATGCTGGTTTGTCTCCTCTGGTAACAGGTGAAGAAGAGGACGTGGATAAAGCCGTTCTGATGTCGACTCTCACGAAGACTCAAGCAGCGGCGGTTCAGAGACGCATCGACTCGTACACCTGCTCGCTGCGCAAGAGGAACAAAACACCAGCGCCACACGTCAGAGACCTCTTCGCTTCCCCCATTGCTCAG TCAGCAGTTGAGACGCACAACAGCGAACctgacacacacagaaacatggaGAGTGTGACAAAGAAACAACgatcag ctgtcaGCAGTCAGGAGACTCAAGGGCTGCAAATGGATGAGATCTTTATCACAGACGTGGCGTATTGTGAACAAGCAGCCATCTTACTGAAACAAGCCAAACTACCACAGAACAACAGCAGCCAGTGCAGGAGAGACGACGGAGCTCTGCCG CGGGTCATCTGTCCACAGTGCCGGCTGGGAGTGACGCGGGTGCTGGATCTTTCCCAGCAGGACATGAAGAAGGTTCGTCAGCTGGCTCTGATTGACATGACGGCGCTCTGCGACCTGCTGGGGCTCGAGGTCAAACGACACAAAACCAGCAAACGGAAAATCCCTG AGAGCTGTTTGTTCGGCGTTCCTCTCGCCTCATTGGTGGAGAGCGATCAGAAGATCAAACCCAGCACTCAGATCCCACTCTTGCTCCAAACA CTTCTCTCGTTCCTGGAGAAGAAGGGTCTCGATTCTGAAGGGATTCTGCGGGTGCCAGGGTCTCAATCCAGAATCAAA GTGCTGCAGCAGAAGCTGGAGAACTCGTTTTACAGCGGTTCGTTCAGCTGGGATGAGGTCAGTCCCAATGACGCCGCCGCTCTGCTCAAGAAGTTCATCCGTGAACTCCCCGCACCGCTGCTGACCGCCGAACACCTCAACAGCTTCAGCGCCGTCAGAG ATATTGCAGACCTGAAGCAGAAGCTACACATGTTGAATCTTCTTGTGCTGCTGCTGCCAGAACCCAACAGAAACACACTGAAG GCGCTGCTGGAGTTCCTCAGTAAGGTGGTGTTATGTGAGCGGTGTAACCGCATGAACCTGTGGGCCGTCTCCACCATCATGGCTCCAAACCTCTTCCTGCACAAAGCTGTTCCCAGTAAACTAGCGGTGGACGGTCCAGAGAAGGGTCAGGCGGAGCGGGCGGCAGACATCATGAGACTCCTCATCCGCTACCAGGACCTGCTGTGGACG GTTCCTAACTTCCTGTTGAGTCAGGTGAGGAAGCTGAACGAGAACAGCAGCCGTCGGTGCCAGTTCTACGACAAACGCATCAAACACCTGCTCAGGAAGATCCACACGGACAGCAGAGACAAACCTGACAAGAACTCCAGCGAG caGTGTCGTACTGTAAAGATCCAGCTGGCTGACGTGAGTTTCTCGATGGAGTTTCGTCTCACTATTAATTCTCGTGCTTCAGATCTGATGTCACAGTTTTATAAAGAACTACACACCTCTGACAACAGCATGGGACTCCTGAAAcg AAATGGTTCACAGACCTGCCCGGACTGTGCCATCTATGAAGTGGGTGGGAATATTg GTGAACATTGTTTGGACTCAGAGACTCATTTGTTCGACCTGTACAACATCAACCCCAGCGGTGAGTGGATCATCAAACTGAGATCGTCCAGCAGGGGGCAGTAG
- the LOC113050102 gene encoding PRELI domain containing protein 3B has product MKIWTSEHVFNHPWETVTKAAMQKYPNPMNPSVFGVDVLDRNVDQQGRLHSKRLLSTEWGLPSIVRSIMGNTRSCTYIQEHSVVDPKEKSFELQSTNISFTNIVSVDERLVYRPHPDDPEKTMLTQEAIISVKGVSLSSYLEGLMASTISNNAGKGREAMEWVIRRLNTEIEELAITARGTLRTPMAAAAVTEN; this is encoded by the exons ATGAAGATCTGGACGTCAGAACACGTTTTCAA CCATCCGTGGGAAACCGTGACCAAAGCTGCCATGCAGAAGTACCCGAACCCCATGAACCCCAGCGTGTTTGGCGTGGACGTGTTGGACCGTAACGTGGACCAGCAGGGACGGCTTCACAGCAAACGTCTTCTCAGCACTGAATGGGGTCTGCCGTCCATCGTGCGATCG ATCATGGGAAACACTCGGTCATGTACGTACATCCAGGAGCACTCCGTAGTCGATCCCAAAGAGAAAAGCTTTGAGCTGCAGTCCACTAAT ATCAGCTTCACTAACATCGTGTCAGTGGACGAGCGGCTAGTTTACCGACCGCACCCAGACGACCCGGAGAA GACCATGCTCACGCAGGAAGCCATCATCTCTGTGAAGGGCGTCAGTCTCAGCAGCTATCTGGAGGGACTCATGGCCTCCACCATCTCCAACAACGCAGGAAAG ggtcGTGAGGCGATGGAGTGGGTGATCAGACGTCTGAACACAGAGATCGAGGAGCTGGCCATCACAGCCAGAGGAACCCTGAGGACACCGATGGCTGCCGCCGCCGTCACAGAGAACTGA
- the LOC113050100 gene encoding vesicular inhibitory amino acid transporter-like: MATVIRSKISNKLSNAATTVTNKSQAKVSGMFARLGFQAATDEEALGFVDCDDLDYDHRQGLQMDIVKNEQMGGEGGEETGGEGDSHYQRDGTGPPPSASKDGGLCSELGSPDKPRITAWEAGWNVTNAIQGMFVLGLPYAILHGGYLGLFLIIFAAVVCCYTGKILIACLYEENEDGQLVRVRDSYVDIANACCAPRFPALGGHIVNVAQIIELVMTCILYVVVSGNLMYNSFPNFPVSQRSWAIIATVALLPCAFLKNLKAVSKFSLLCTLAHFVINILVIAYCLSRARDWAWDKVKFYIDVKKFPISIGIIVFSYTSQIFLPSLEGNMQKPSEFHCMMNWTHIAACILKGLFALVAYLTWADETKEVITDNLPSGIRAVVNLFLVSKALLSYPLPFFAAVEVLEKTFFQDGGRAFFPDCYGGDGRLKSWGLSLRCALVVFTMLMAIYVPHFALLMGLTGSLTGAGLCFLLPSLFHLKLLWRKLLWHQVFFDVAIFVIGGICSISGFIHSVEGLIEAYKYNLSD, translated from the exons ATGGCTACGGTAATTAGAAGCAAGATCTCTAACAAGCTGTCCAACGCGGCCACCACGGTCACCAATAAGTCTCAGGCGAAGGTGAGTGGGATGTTCGCCAGACTGGGCTTCCAGGCCGCCACCGACGAGGAGGCTTTGGGCTTCGTCGACTGCGATGATCTGGACTATGACCACAGGCAGGGGCTTCAAATGGACATCGTTAAAAACGAGCAAATGGGTGGAGAGGGCGGCGAGGAAACGGGGGGCGAGGGGGACAGTCATTACCAGAGGGATGGAACGGGTCCGCCGCCCTCCGCGTCCAAAGACGGAGGACTCTGCTCTGAATTAGGCAGCCCGGACAAGCCAAGAATCACTGCTTGGGAGGCAGGATGGAACGTGACCAATGCGATCCAG GGCATGTTTGTTCTCGGGTTACCCTACGCCATTCTCCACGGAGGATATCTCGGACTGTTCCTCATTATATTCGCCGCTGTCGTGTGCTGCTACACGGGGAAAATCCTCATCGCTTGCCTCTACGAAGAAAACGAAGACGGCCAGTTGGTACGAGTGAGAGACTCGTATGTGGATATTGCTAACGCATGCTGCGCGCCACGCTTCCCCGCACTGGGAGGTCACATCGTCAACGTGGCTCAAATCATCGAGCTGGTCATGACCTGCATTTTATACGTCGTGGTGAGCGGAAACCTGATGTACAACAGCTTCCCCAACTTCCCCGTGTCCCAGAGGTCTTGGGCCATCATCGCCACCGTTGCTCTTCTGCCCTGCGCCTTCCTCAAGAACCTCAAAGCTGTGTCCAAGTTCAGCTTGCTCTGCACCCTCGCGCACTTCGTCATCAACATCCTAGTGATCGCCTACTGTCTGTCCAGGGCGCGAGACTGGGCCTGGGACAAGGTGAAGTTCTACATCGACGTCAAGAAGTTCCCCATCTCCATCGGCATCATCGTCTTCAGCTACACCTCCCAGATCTTCCTGCCTTCGCTGGAGGGGAACATGCAGAAGCCCAGCGAGTTCCACTGCATGATGAACTGGACTCACATCGCTGCCTGCATCCTCAAAGGCCTGTTCGCCCTGGTGGCTTATTTGACGTGGGCCGACGAAACCAAGGAGGTGATCACCGACAACCTCCCATCTGGCATCAGAGCCGTCGTTAACCTCTTCTTGGTGTCCAAGGCGCTGCTTTCGTACCCGCTGCCGTTCTTCGCCGCCGTGGAGGTCCTAGAAAAGACTTTCTTCCAAGACGGAGGGCGTGCGTTTTTCCCGGATTGCTACGGGGGCGACGGGCGTCTCAAATCATGGGGTCTTTCGCTCCGCTGTGCACTAGTTGTGTTCACTATGCTCATGGCTATTTATGTGCCACACTTCGCGCTCCTCATGGGTCTGACGGGCAGCCTGACGGGCGCGGGTCTGTGCTTTCTCCTCCCCAGCTTATTCCATCTCAAGTTGTTGTGGAGAAAGCTCTTGTGGCATCAGGTCTTCTTCGACGTCGCCATATTTGTGATCGGGGGTATATGCAGTATTTCCGGCTTCATCCATTCCGTCGAGGGCCTGATCGAGGCGTACAAATACAACCTGTCCGATTAG